The window taattatttttatttttcttgttatttaattattatttttttgctttgacaatcaaacttctttttttgtcaCTCATATTGCATTGATTTAGAATTGAACTTGATgatgtattttaatttactcTCTATAGATTATCAtagttgaaaaaagaaaaacatcttaTCACTGGGTTAGGGCTCAATTTTGCATGTAAAAACTAGTTTTATTGTCTATGAAATATTGAAAATTCACAgatcaaaattgataataaaaaaaaataaggttttttttttggtattgttcatctaatgtatttttaaagaaattttctCGCGggatctttataattttatttttggtctcTTTAGTTTGGAAATTTTATGATTTggtccaaaactttattttgctgaatcattgagatatttttaagcttttacattgttgaaaaaaagtagattaggattgagaagttttttttcagattaattATGTATCTTTAAACCGATTTAAGGATATTTTGAGTTGAAAAACTAGTTTATTGAGGTTTTAAAGgtatttgttagattttttaggtgaaaataaatttaaaatagttttagataaaaaactCCAACTTGATTTTTCAACATCTCTTCAATGACTGGAATCTTGGTTAGTAGATAACATGTAAttatctttaactttttttttaacatgttatcCATattaagtagaaaaaataagaagaagatcaAACATGCGGGCAAGAAGAAGATCATCCTTGCCCATGTGATTGAgtctttcatatatttattatttatttttttatttaaatgttttatgataaaaaaaggcttaatatatattaaaattaatatttaatttttccatgattctaatttttatttctgattgtcttatctttttagaaattttcaaTGGAATTCACTCTTTATTCTTCTCATTCACAAGAGCATCAAGAAATGGCAAAAAAAACCTAGCTAGAGAAACCAGTGCTACGAAACCATCCAATCAGATAACGCGGAAATGAAGGGGCCAGGCAGGCTAACCAACTGATCAAGACGAGCAGGCAGGCACGTTTGCGGCGGGAACTCGTTGCTTGCCGGCGTGCGGTGCTGCATTCTTCTGACTTGAATTGATCGTCTGACCCTCCCTTCGCTTTTGTGGGATCGAGCGGTGTCACTTTTGTCAGTGCTCGCAATGGGTGGGTGTAAATCCTTCTTTTTTAATGGATAGCTACGAACATCATCGCATTATCTTATAATTTGTTCTCCGTCtttcttccttccttccatGCCATGACATGAGATGTTTAATCCCTTCACCCTCTTCCATTCTTCAGTTGCAAAACCTTGCCTTCACGTGACTGTCCTCCCAGCGCCGCCTCCTGGTGGCTTTGTTGCGTGACAAGTGAGCCTCTTGAATGATTAGACAACCCAGATGGTATAATTGTGTGTGGTGCGTGACTTTGGGCCTTGTCTATTTAACagcttgtttggcagtgtgattttgagtattttttaaataattttttgtattaaaatatatattaataatgtttttttatttttaaaaaattatttttaacattaatacatcaaaacaatccaaaatatataaattatattaaattttaataaaaattaaatatctaaattttttagaaatgtgGATTAAACCGCATTTCTAATCACTGCCTTACTACTTTCTTTCGGATGGTTGGCGCTTTGTGGGGCAACCTGGGCTGCGCCACCTTccaaagttgatttttttttgtttttttaccttaccacagttaactttttttttttatatagaaataacACAGTTCatgaaagatatatatataaaaatagcatATGCGAATTAGCATAGCATATGTAACTCTCAAATTGTATTCCAAAAGAATGTATGTAGGGCAGTTTTTTTCAACCTCTCAGGTTCCCTACccccaaaaaaaaccaaatcagcTTCACATGTCACAACAATTCACATCCCAACTACAGCCCCCACAACCCAATCTCACAGCTCATTAACACAATttacaattcacaattaaaCACAGTAATTCACctaacatataattttattaaaattaaactaaattaatatttcttataacatttattttaatattcatccttattattttaattttaattttttattttattttagatcctttgatgtattaatttgattatttttccagtttcattcttcaacatttgatttgctAGAAATagaactttgtaattttttctatttatagtaCTTCCAATCTAATGAACCGAGTCatgagtttaaaaagttaatgcagtcgatatcttttttttttgctcattttcttttttgatttcattattctacattatttgtttttaaaaagattggTTTTGTGGctatcttcaatttattttctactgATTTATTTCGATTTTATGAATTAGACCACACGTTTTGAAAgcctttttttaatacaatttttttaaaaaatgttttgagtgtatttaattttgaagatattattttgattcatctataatttttttcttttatataaatgaaattttttttaaaaaataaaaatatttatttttagataatatttttaatatgttcagTCTTGCAtaatattccttttttttatttaattaatttcaggtatgtgtctatttttattataatttgattcaataaaaaactgatttgaacataaaaaattcGATAAACACAACCAGGTAAATATTCTTTGTTGCAGAATCAAGTATTTTGATTTACATCTATCTCTtaccttttctaatttttctttaagttattgttaatgatttttttatttatttacatagatagttattaatttatttaattaaatatttgcataaaattttttatttatacttgtagattttttatgtaaaaaacaagttaaaatagcatgcatattcaaaaaaaaatgaaaacaaatatacaaCTTGCGGTGTATCACATGTCAAATAGCTCACACCaaacataatatatttatgtgCTTTGGTAAGTTGTTGTTTAGTTAATTGTCATGAGCATAATTAGTAAACTCAACATAGGGGTTGATTCGACCAATGAATCAGGTCCTAGATTAAcctgaaaaattttaaaaaaaatatttgagattttaatatccCACatagaaaagttaaaaaacaatccatgtTAATATAGGCTATATATAGTTATcccacatgaaaaaattaagaaacatttcATATGGATGTAggctatatatatagttattccACGTCgaaaagttaagaaataaattatgtaaatgtaggctataaaaaaacatgaggctaaatattcataaattgatttaatatatttttgggtttatatatatatagtctcaTCTTGGTTACCCAGGGTCACCCAGGTTTCAGGTTGGCTTAGTAAGTCACCAAAGTTTGATCAGGTCAATTACAAACCAAAGTTTTATCTATTTGAAACCGGTCAAGACCCCAAGTTGTTCGGGTCTTAGATCAACCTGCTAGATCGGGTCAGGTTTCTTAATAATGATCACAAGTTTATGACTATCGAGCAAGGGGTGGTTGTAAATTTTGGGTAGGAATAAGGTATAAACCCAAAATTAATGTTCGGGTGGACTAACCGTAGCATGGCATAGCTTATTTAGCAAACCATCACTAATTGACTACAAATATAGTTTAATAAAAACGAATCACCACACATTACAAGTATTATAATCCTTGCAGGGCATAATAGTAGTAAATATGACAGCCGGGTGGTTAACAAAGTTAGAGACCTCGTACGGCAAACAGCTAAGATATGCTTTAGCTTTacacatttattttcttaaaagatttgatttttataataacataaaagTTGTCATTTTCAGCACTTAAAGAGAAAAGTTAAGCACACAAGTCCTTACTCAATACTAATACACAGATCatccgcccccccccccccccccaaaaaaaaaaaaaaattaaaataattgcttGACCGTTGCCCATTAACCACCCACCAAAGCACACACGTCACTCACATAAAAACAcacagaaaaaaacataaaataaaaaaaaataaataaatccttgTCTAAACTCGACGAGACTCTTGTGATTtccttgacaaaataaaaatcaaagtgaCACCATCGTGTACAGTTcatgcttttaatttattcGAAGAACGTAGCCATAGTACgtagttttattttatacctaagtttatttgattatattttgaTTACATCCTTTGGTTACTTCGAATGCATGCAATTTATATTTACTTTGATTTTAAAGGCGGAaacattttctgttttttattggttaacaaAAAGATCTATCTtcgataataaaaaattatgtctttGGTTATTTATCCGAAATTGTGATTAGAAGGGCATATAATGCCCAATATCTTAAATTTGTAGGGTTATCatggttgtatttttaaaatatagtaattttaattaaaaagtaattaaaaccTATATTCTACAAGTTAATTGTTTAggttagaattgaaaaaaagttgttaaatattttttattgtttatgcaTGGATGATAtgtttgacattaaaaaaaaaaactaaaagaactgTGATGGCCTTTacctttccttttaatttctgtatttttcttttagagattttcttcttctcctgttTCAACTTCTAAAGTTTGTATAAGCTTaccttattgtatttttttaagtttattagtttttttttgttttttatttctttattattttttggttgattttaatttcttctttttttttcttttgatggcCATGTGGtgtaatttgttaaaaaataaaataaattatatcttgggttatcatctaataacttaagtttttgggttaaattagtttttgatattaaatcaGAGTCATGATGACCAAATAGCAACAAGTTTAAATCTTATAACTCCCTCATTCtcttttcaaattaatagcaCAGGATAATATGAGTTTGTATAGGTTTTGAGCCCAAAAGATTTTCATTTTAGGaggtgtgttagaaaataatataaattatatcttggagCCTCAACTAACGTTTTAAGTTTTTagactaaattaatttttagacatgatattaataatataaatcaacccTAAGGGATGTAGTTTAACTGGTCAGACTCTAGATTTGCTCCATAAAGGCCACTAGTTCGAGTCTTACAAACCTCAGAGCCATTAAaggcttatatgatcgttaacttctggacccgtgggattaatcgagacacacgcaagctgacccgaacacccactttaatatatatatatatatatatatatatatatatatatatatatatatatatatattgtgaccTCATCTGACATAATCACCTCTACCTTTCCCTGCAACTTCTTgactattaaaataaagaatttatttattcattattttcttaaaattgctGTAGttactgaaaattaaaaataaaattaattgttgcTTAGGCCCCAagttatttgtttaattaatttattgatagtATTTAAAAAGTATGGTCATGTTATAATAGCAGCAGCAGTATATACATTGATTTTGTAGCTAAAAATAACAGAATAGATGAACAAGTGGCTGGTGTTGCTTttgctataaaaataattacaagaaaagagaccCAAAAACTGTCATACGTTTCTGGGGTTTTATTCTTCTTGTGTTGAGGGATTTAATTCGTCATGTGGGTCCACTTcagtttttgtttggttttaatAGCAACATCAAATAATTAAAGGGTTTCAACTTCTATCTGAATTTTGAGATCTGCttaaattttctctttctttctttccgtTAATTGAGGATAAGATGGTTTTGGGGTTTAGAGGGAGGTTTTTTGGTCTGTTTGATTGATTCTTTGTAACCATAATAATAATGGGTTCTTCTTGTTTTGGTTGAAATtgataagtttttctttttcgaaGGAGGATGAATTGGGTTTTATGGGAATTCAAGGCTTGTTGGATTGGAATTGGAAAGgtttagaaaaacattttttctttttgttggatTTGAGGTTGTTGATGGTGTGACTGGGTTAAAGATTAAGGTTTTATCTTAGGATGGATGAATCACAGGGCAGTCCGAACTCGCTGCCGCCTTTTCTTGCAAAGACGTATGAGATGGTGGATGATCCTTCGACGGATTCAATTGTTTCTTGGAGTCAGAGCAATAAGAGTTTTACCGTATGGGATCCACCGGAGTTTGCCAGGGATTTGCTGCCCAGATTTTTTAAGCATAATAACTTCTCTAGCTTCATCAGACAGCTCAATACTTATGTAAGCCATTTCCTTTATAATCAGCtggcttcttttttgtttctcttgttATTACATGCGTATACAGGTTTGATGTGTggttgtgtttgtgtgtgtctGTTTCTGTTCttcctccttttgtttttttaggttgaattgaAATGTCTTGATATTTAATAGGGTTTTAGGAAAATTGATCCCGAGCAATGGGAATTTGCTAATGAAGATTTTATAAGAGGTCAACCATTTCTAATGAAGAACATCCATAGACGGAAGCCAGTTCATAGCCATTCGTTGCAGAATCTTCAAGGACAAGGCTCTAATCTGCTGACTGATTCAGAAAGACAGAGTATGAAGGATGATATAGAGAGGCTTAAACGTGATAAAGAAGCACTTATTTTGGAGTTACAAATGCAGGAACAAGAGCGGAAAGGATTTGAGATGCAAATTGAGGGTTTGAAAGAGAAGTTGCAACAAATGGAACGAAGACAACAAACTATGGTATCTTTTGTGACCCGAGTATTGCCTAAACCAGGTCTCGCCTTAAATCTAATGCCGCAGTTGGAAGGTCATGATAGAAAGAGAAGGCTGCCGAGAATTGGTTGTCTACACAGTGAAGCCAGTAGTAATGAGGATAATCACACGGTGACTTCCCAAGCTCTGTCTAGAGAAAATGCAGATGGTAATTCTTTTGCCCTGTTAAACATGGAGCAGTTTGAGCAATTGGAATCATCCCTGACATTCTGGGAGAATATGGTAAATGATGTTGTTCAAACCCACAGTCATAACGCCAAAACGATAGAGATGGATGAGTCTACAAGTGGTGCAGAAAGTCCAGCTATATCTTGTGCACAACTCATTCTTGATTTTCGCCCTAAAACACCTGGTATTGACATGAATTCTGAACCTTCTATAGCTGTTGTGCCAGAGCCTGTTTCACCGAAGGAACAACCTGCTGGGACTGCTCCCGCTGTGGCAACTGGAGTCAACGATGTATTCTGGGAACAGTTTTTAACTGAGAATCCTGGTTCAACTGACACACAGGAAGTTCAATCTGAAAGAAAGGATTCTGATGgtagaaaaaatgaaataaaacctgGTGATCCCAGAAAATTCTGGTGGGATATGAGGAATGTAAATAATCTTACAGAGCAGATGGGGCATCTTACTCCTGCTGAAAGAACTTGACTTTGGTTGATAATTTTCTCAACTTCTGATGCCTCAGGGACACACATGTAATAAATTAGGAATGATTGGTTCAATGAGGTtgcattatattttatattttgatctcaTTGTGATCTCTTATTTCATATTACGTTTCCCTTGTCAATATTAAGTTGTATTATAGCTTGCATGGTTACAGAGTCGCAGACTCCTGTTTAGCTTTGCCTCTTTTGTTATACAGTAGTAACCATACAGTTATTAAACACTGTCTATCAGTCTTAGCAATGAAAATTCCTTTGTAACCTTTCTGTATCTTTAGTTGATGTTTAACTATCTTAGTGTCCCATCCTTTTTTTCCTCTGGTTTCTGTTGTTATTGCCTTCATTTAGTCAAATTTTGACATCATGAAGTTTTTGAATGGAGCCTGTCATATAAGTATGCTGTTCAGTGTGTTTGGAAAGCATGTTATGTTTTGTTTGGCAGCAAATAAACTCGTTTGCACTCTTTGAAACTCTTACGAAGTGCCTGTGAAATTTCAGCACTTTATAACTGCACCTGCAGAATTTGGAAAATTAATTGCAATGTTCTATTAGGTGCTTTATTTATTCCAGAAGCTCTGTATCTGGTCTTGATGCTTAGCACTGAAAATATAGTTAGATAAGATTTCAATACAGACAATTGACAGATATCTTTTCCTCTCCATCAAGACAATGGTGGTAGTGTggtttttccaatttcatctaTATCTTACCAGTGAAGAgtggaaaacagaaaaaaaggaTGGTCCATCTCTATGCTCAAAGTGTTCTATGAATGTGAATATcggtgaatatttttttgtttgctccAAGGACTTATTTTGTCTGAAAGGTGAAAGCGCATGTAGCATGTCGTGCAAAAACATGCATGCTTACCATTCCTTGTTTGAGCAAGACTGGTTATGCATGCCAAAACCATTCTTGTTTTGTAGTAGATGGAACCAAAGCTCATCCAGAGACCTCTTCTTTGGTGCTCTTTTCCTCTCGAGTTTcggttttattgttttttctcttcctaGTTTATCTAAATGCCCTTGAATCTTAACATTGCTAGCTTTAAAACGGAGTTGTTCTACTAGAGTTTCCTGGGCAATCAGTCCATGGCCTTCTGCCTTCTGGGGATAAAAATGATCGAAAACTTGGTTGCTCAGAAGGCAACAAATCTTGCTGCAAGGTGGAGCTTTGAACTCCTCTTCAGCATTTTCCTTTGCTTCACAATGGTCCAAATTGTGCATGTAGCCATCCTGTATCTTAATTGTTATCCAAATTATACTGAGGTTCATTCAAATGCGGCTTTCAAATGGTAGGCTGGCGTTTAGAATGGCTGTAGCTGTACTAGCTAGCACTGCACAAATACTAGCCAGCAAGAACAAAATAGGAAGTGATGCTTTGATATTTATAGGCATAGCCTATGATTTTACCTTCTTACATGTCAAGCCTTTGCCTCTACAGTAGCATGATCAAATCTGTCGTTAAAGATGGAGCATCTTCTTTTCTAGCCAGTTTTAGAGTATGCTACGTCAACGACATCCTAGTTGTAATGACACATCGCCTTTCATCTATCATGTTGATTTATCTAGATGATCTTatgaataaattaacaaaaaaactaaaatagcagtatttttttttatatcatttttaatcaatgtttatatatatatatatatatatattatttaatattatatttattttttattaggttatttcaTTTTCATAACATGAATAGCAAATTAATCCAATTATCtcgagctttttttttaaattttattctttaatattggattgattaaaaattaggtttcataatttgttttgtttgctttctattaggttattccAACCGTATAATCTAGGAATAAtgcttaacgggttaaccttagttgactcaagttgttttttgtatttctttttttttaattgatttttttcaatttcatcatttaatattagatcaGTTGAAAACCGAGATTCATAATAagctttgatttgttttctatgagatatcttggtctcatgatcaAGTTCGCGAGTTTTGTCATTTTAACCCcgattaaatcaatatttttttttctaagaggttATCTTGGTTTTATGAATTGGGTTACTAGTTCTTTAACAttggatttgtattttattggATTGTCCTTGTCTTATTACCTAAGTTGTGGGTTTAATGAGTTAACCtagttgacttgtttttttcctagattcatcaattaatattatgtttgattgagaattaggcttcatgatttaCTTTGGTatgctttttattaggttatctcggtcttataAACCAGGAATAGTGcttaacaggttaacccagaTTGACTTGACtcatttttatatcattttctcaattttaatttttacaaatttcatcgttcaacaatgttgattgagaattaagtttcataattttttttaatttgctttttatagggttattttaGTCTCATAACTAGAGTCGtggatttgataggttaacccgggttaaattatgttttttttctttctatgaagttatcttggtctcatgataTGGGTCATGGGTTTGGCAGattgactcaagttattttttaattgttttttttaatctgattcTTTAACATTGGGCTAATAAGAAATtggactttgttatttttttttataaggttatctcggtcttatgACCCGGATCAccagtttaacaggttaacttaAGTCCTCTTTTtagatcattttcttaattgatttctttttaattttatcattcaatattgggttgattaagaattagtctcataacccgggttgtggatttgacatgttaacttgggttgaaccaagtcaatccaatatgttttcatcttaatattaaaaaagatgtcatcttgaaatttttttttagtcaaactacaTTCTTATGTGTCATCTGGGTTGTTTTTGGACCCATAAAGTCAACCAGGTTATATTGGGTCAACTCCAacatggtttcaatttttttcatctaaacaaaattagcaatatctaaatatatttttttatgttcaagaaaaaattgacatgACTCGCAGTGTAACACAGGTCAATGATCCAATGTTCTTCTAATTTAACATTATACTCTTGTATTTGTATCATCCATCCATTTGTCCATGCGTATGAATTCCTTCCAACTAAGAATAATGTTTCTTTCATTTACTACTAACAAGGATGGGATGGTTTATGTTACAAAAATATCTCTAGAATCTCCAACCAATTAACAAGTAgagaattctaaaaaaaaacatgtacaaTCAATCACATAAAAGCACACACGAAATTTACATGGTTCGGTAATTTAGGCATATTCTACAGGTAAAATGATCAAGAATATTTACTATGAGAAAGTAGAAGATTACAAGGTATCACATAAAATTGTTCTCTTATCCAAGATCTTAAAGTAACCCAAAACTCATATTTTCTCTCTTATCTCTAGCCACTAAAGTGTAAAGAATGAAGACAATTACAGATAAGCTTAACCCTAAAAGATGACCACGTTGGCCTTTAATATACGAACTAAGTACATGGatgtttattttctcatttgagCTCATAATTTAAGACAAACTCAACAAATCTCAACCTTGGCTTAAATTGAGCCAACTTACAAAACTTGAACTCCTTTATAATTACATGCACCAAACATCTTTCAAGTACTACATAAATTAATCAAGTCTAAGCAATACTTCAACTTGACTGTAGAGATAAGCTTCGTTAACATATTTGCAGGGTTTTcaactataataatttttttcactaatACAACACATTGTGATATGATATCTAAAATGTAGTGATATTTGACATCAATATGTTTGGTTCTTTCATGACACATCCAATTCTTGGTTAGATGAATAACACTCTAGCTATTACAATGTATAACAATCAAATTTTATGGCAAACTAAGATTACCAATCAACCTCTCAGCCATAAAGTTTCTTTCACTGCCTCTTTCAATGCCATATACTTAACCTTTGTTATAGACAATGTAACAATGGATTGTAAAATTGCTTTTCAATTAATGGCACATCCTGAAAGAGTGAAAACATAACATGTCAGCAATCTATTTTTGTTCAAATCACTAGAGTAATCTAAATCAACAAAGCCCTTAACATTACTTTTAGTGACATTACATTTGTCATATATCAAGCCAATATTTGTAGTGCTTCTAAGATAACAGAGTATCCATTTCATAGCCTGTTAGTGAACTTTACCATGATTTTCTATAAACATGTTGACCACATTAATAACATATGGAATGTTTGGATGAGTGCAAACCATATTATATAAAATGCTTCAAACTACACTAGCATACGAAACATTTGAAATATGCTCATTCTCGTCCTTAGTTTTTGGTGACAAGCTTAAAGATAACCTAAAATGAGTTGTAAGTATAGTACTCACTGACTTGCAGTATTGCATATCAAAACACTCAAATACCTtctcaagatatttaatctatGACAAGTATAACTTGCCAACACTTTGATCTTTACATATCTCTATACCTAAAATCTTCTTAGTTGCATATAAATCATTCTCTTAAACTCACCACTTAATTGATTTTCCAAACCATTgatctcaaatatatttttggagGCAATCAACATGTTATCAATATACAATAACAAGTACACAAATAAATCATCCAAAAGCTCACTGGAATACACATAATTATCACAATCACTCCTAAAATAATCATGTCTAAGCATAAAAGTATCAAACCTTTTATACAACTACCTTGGTGATTACTTTAAGCTATATAATAACTTCTTCAATAAATACATATTGTCTTCTTTACCTTGAGTAATGAAAACCTCTGgcttatgcatatatatatccTCTCCTCCAACTTACCATATAGAAAAGTTATTTTGACATACAGTTGCTCAAGCTCTAAGTTAAGCAAACAAACCATAGcaagaaaaaccaaaatgaaactATGCCTTACAACTTAAGAGAACACTTCATTAAAGTTAACACCTTCTCTTTGTATAAGGCTCTTAGCAACTAGACATGTTATAAACCTTGTATCATCAACCCTTGGGATTCCATCTTTCCtcttataaaagtattttcaccCAATAATCTTCTGGCATTGTGGTGGTTTAAAAAGTTCGCAtatcttatttatataaaaacactcagtatttttattcataataatcatccattaaaaaaattatttgcaagAAATTTTCTCTTTATAAGAATAAGGCTCATAATCATCAATATTTTCTGCAATATTCAAGTCAAAATAAACTAGATTAGCATAACCATACTTAACTGATGATTTTATCTGTATTTTTTGTCTTCCTGTAGCAATATTGTAAGGTTGTTCTTCATGtgcatttttaacaaaaatattttgcaccACTTCCTCAATAAGCTCAACTAAAGCATATTTTTGCACTATCTTTGAAACTCTAACCTCAAGCTCCATATGTTTGCTGGTACCTTGGTCCATCTCAACATCAATACCAATTGACTTCTTTTTCTTATGAAATATAACATACTCATCAAAGGTTACACCCTTGCTAATAATAAACTTACGTGATTTAGGATCAACACACCATAATTGATATCCCTTTATCCCATATTATAAACTAGAACTATATATCTTCTCACTTTCAGCCcaagtttatatttattaaccTAAGCATAAACAGGAGAACCAAATACTCTTAGCTTAGAATAATCAACAGAAGAACTAAACCATACATTATATAAAGTCTTTTACTCTAAAACTATTGATGAAGATCTATTCACTAGATAATAAGTCATGTTAACTGCTTTAGCCTAAAAGTTCTTTAACAATCTAGCTTATGAAAGCATATAACGTGCTTTTGATAAGAGTGTCATTTTCAT of the Populus nigra chromosome 7, ddPopNigr1.1, whole genome shotgun sequence genome contains:
- the LOC133699931 gene encoding heat stress transcription factor A-4c-like, whose amino-acid sequence is MDESQGSPNSLPPFLAKTYEMVDDPSTDSIVSWSQSNKSFTVWDPPEFARDLLPRFFKHNNFSSFIRQLNTYGFRKIDPEQWEFANEDFIRGQPFLMKNIHRRKPVHSHSLQNLQGQGSNLLTDSERQSMKDDIERLKRDKEALILELQMQEQERKGFEMQIEGLKEKLQQMERRQQTMVSFVTRVLPKPGLALNLMPQLEGHDRKRRLPRIGCLHSEASSNEDNHTVTSQALSRENADGNSFALLNMEQFEQLESSLTFWENMVNDVVQTHSHNAKTIEMDESTSGAESPAISCAQLILDFRPKTPGIDMNSEPSIAVVPEPVSPKEQPAGTAPAVATGVNDVFWEQFLTENPGSTDTQEVQSERKDSDGRKNEIKPGDPRKFWWDMRNVNNLTEQMGHLTPAERT